The genomic interval ACTTAGTCGTTAACTTAGTCGATGTCTTCTCCGACGAAGTTAGCGACGAAGGAGTACGGTTCAAGCGAAAATTTAGATCTCAAACTTACCTGGAAATAACTGTACTGCCATCTTCAGGGCATTTTCAGGATGGGCTGAATCCAAGGACGCTCCAACCTTGGCATAGACTTGCAGTCGCTCGGCCAGAGGGTCGGTGGCATACGGATTAGCAGGATGAAAAAGACTGAAACGTGCGTCAAGACTCGCCAGTTTTTCATGGGCAATCAAGGCCCAAGTGGCGGCAATCAAATGCCGGAAGACCGGCTGCATAATCTCGGGACAACTGAATGACTGCCGCGAGGAATTAATGTCGACCCCGGAGATTTCCATCAGCCCATGCCTGACACACAACCCCTGCACTCGTTGCAACTGGGTCAGAGTATTGCGGGGCGGCATATACGTCACAGCCCGGAAGCCCAGCGCGACCAATTCATCAAACAGCAAATCCAGATAGTCATCTTCAAACTTCTCGGCCTTCTTATCACCCGTCGGTGAGGCTGTCACATCGCCCAGATAGGCATAAGCGGGAATCGCGCCAATATGAAGGGCGAATTTTACCGCCTTCCTTACGGGAATACATTCATGCGATCCGGGCTGAATGAAAAAGGAGGGCAGGAATGAAGATTTCAAAATACCCAATAAATCATAAAGATAATGCGGATTGGCAGAATCGCTCAACACCGCAACCATTTTGGCAGGGAGTTCCACCTTCAGGGTGTCCCGGAGAAAACCAACCACCCGCCCATCTCGACCATACAGGCCAATCAATTTCTCAGCTAATGCAGCCAGAATATGACGCTCCGTAATCGCCCCGCCCTGCGCCGCCAGGGATCGCGCAAAGACATCGCGCTCGAAGTCAATCTGAGGGACGCCCAATTCCTGAAGGTGCTCGTTAAGACAAGCCACCATCGCGCGATTACGCAGGTTGCGGGCTTTTTGAATGGGCTCCAAAAAACGTGCCACTTCCGGAATCGCCGGTCGAGGAATCCCGTGAATCGCCATGTAGGCAATTGACAGTGAATCCGGATTATTAATTTTGCGACCAGACAACCCCGTCATACTGCAATCTACACGCAGTTCAAACCCTGCTGTAGATCCAATCCCGATGATCTTACAGGCTTCCAGCATTTCATTCGCCCCGGCAATGGAATCGTGATCCATGATGCCTGCCGCCTGTAACCCCGCCTGCGCGGCCTGCCAGGCCGCTGCGGAAGGGGAATAAGGCGAGAAGGAATACATCGTATGGATGTGGTTATTCACTTCCTCTGTACGAGGAACCGCCGCACCAGCACGTTGCGCCAACACCATTTCACGTAAATGTTGAAGGCGCGCCTCAAGGGAATCACTATTGAGAAGAGCTAAGCTCATACATTACCATCCCCTCACTCTAGCCCTCTCCCTCAAGGGGAGAGGGAACAGAGAAACATCTTACTTACCCACCTTCATCAGTTCATTCTCGGCATCCGATGACCAGTTACCATGATTTAATTTGGAGGCCACCGTGGGGAATTTTTGAGTTAGGGTATTCAGCGGCACCAGTCCAAGATCATGTAAGGCTGGATAGATCACAATCTTGCCAGCCAGGGTTCGGTTTTCAACAGCCGCCAACCCCTCGAGGGCGCCAGCCATACCGCATACCGCATCTACCGAACTATTGGTGTCCAACTTCCCGGCGACTACTTTCCCGAGCACAATCTTCATGTCACGAATCGTAGAGCCACTCGTGCCGAACATATAACAGCGATTCTGAATGTAGGTATCAAGATCGAGTTCATGCTTCACGTTTGCGGGAATCCCGGCAAAAATATTGATCAAACTGCCGGGGGCGCTATTCTTGATCGCATCAGCCACCAATACTCCGATCGGCGCCATCACCACTTGATAGGTAAACGGACCTTTAAGGGCTTCTGTCTTTGGATTCAACGTGCATATGGTCGCTTTATTAGCTGCCGCCATGGGCCGCGCCTTAGCCATCAGGTTGACCAACCGGACATCATCAAAATCAACGGCCGTCATCACCACTCCCGGTAACCCGGCACACAAATCGCGAATGACATGCATTTGCCCCATTGGCCCCCCTGCGCCCGTCACACAAATCGTGTCGTTCGCACGGATCTCACCGGTAGGCGGAATCGCCTTGTAGGATTCGGCTGCGGAAGAAGACATCGTCCCGATCCAACGCGTCATACCATAATGGACACGCCCGACCCCAACCGACACCAGGGCACCAATCTTACCACCGCCCGTTACAATGTTGATCATCCCACAGGTCGTCAGTTTGTCATTCAGCAACTCAATGATTTTCTTATCTTTGCCGAAATAAATAATGTCATCAAAGGTCTCATTGGGCAGATCCGCCACGGAATTCAGCCGCTTCACCGGCACCTTGAATTGAGCCGCAAGCATTTTGTCACAGTGATCTGCGCAAACGGTGACAATTTCCGCAGGAAACCCCTTGGGCGACATGCTCTCTGCGATCCCGGACATTTTCCGGTCGCCATCGACCACCACCGCGAGCTTTCCGCCCGCTTTGACGGACTGACGCTCAGGCGTGACATAGGAGTTCTCAACACAGGCCCAGGGCTCTACAAGCGCGATTGCCGAGGCGCTCAGGTTCTCAGGGGCAGGAATCAAAAAGCGCTCCCCGGTGGCGGGATCAATGATCACCCGCTCATCCATCACCACATATTCCTGAAGAGCACCCTCGAAATTGTATCCGAACGCCGCATTCGAACCGGCCGTTGCGAAGGGACGGTAGTCGGTCTGAACCAGGCAGCGCTCCCCGACCTTGTGATGCTTCACCTTATCACCAACCGCCACAATCCGGATCACAGTTTCATGGCCGGGCACAGTGGGCTTATCGCCGGGCACATAGCTCGAAATCTCATTCAGAACCTCCGGCGCCAATCCGCCGATGACCTCGCTCTTACGTGGGTGCTGAGAAAACTGCTTGAGCAATTTCAGGTCGGAGAAACAGAGACAGACCGATTCAATCTGGCCGAGCACCTGATGCGGGCCAGGAGTTACAACGGGCTTAGCCGTGTTGATTTTGAGTTCGCCGGGTCCGATGAGTTGGACGGCATACTGAGTTTTAGGCAGGACGTTAGCAGACATGGGGGTTCTCCTTGTTATTATTAAGACAGCATTACCTGACCGCCGGTTACTGGCACTGCCTGACCGGTCTCATACTTTTGTTCCATAATGTAAAAAATAGCCTTCATCACATCTTCAGCCATACAGCCACGGCGCATCGGCACCTTGTTCTCATAGAACCGGCGCACATCCTCGATGGTTTTGGCGCCGGGCACTTTTTTGGTGTTTAGATATTGAACAAATAAGCCGTTTTTGGGATCCGACCAGAGCGGACCATCGAAGAAATTGCCCGGACAGATGGCATTGACCTTGATGTTGTCCTCGATCAGTTCCATCGCAAAGGACTGGGTCAGACCAATCCCCCCGAACTTACTTCCGGCATAGGCCCCATTCTTATTGGAACCTTCCAGACCGGATTTGGAATTAATCTGAATGATGTCACTCCAGTATGCCGGACTTGCCAGATGCTGTACGGCGAGCACCGGCGCAGCCTTCTGTACGCACAGAAAATAGCCCTTGTAGTTCACCGAGGTGACGAAATCAAAATCTTCGGGTTTGAGCGTTTTCACACTGCCCGCCTTGAGCACTCCCGCATTGGACACAAATGCATCGAATCCACCAAAGGCGCGAATCACCACATGCATCGCCGACTCAATGGAGGCCGTGTTGGTTACATTCGCCGCCACCCCAATGACCCGCCCGGCACCATATTGTTGCGTCAACCCTTTCGCTGCCGCCACGGTTCCATCAACATTCAAATCCAACAGAGCAACATGTGCCCCTTCGGCTGCCAGTTGTTTTGAGATTTCGAAACCGAACCCCTGCGCCGCACCCGTTACCACAACAACCTTGCCTGCGGACCGTCCCGCTTTGCGGCCGGCCTTGGCGATCTGACGCCGGTAGGATTCCACTTCCCATGCCTCAATAAACTTGCGCTGGGCATCGGGGAGATACTGGATGCCCCCCAGTTTCGAGGCGCCCGCCATGATGCGGACGGCATCGGTATAAACCAGCCGCACGGTCGTGGCCT from bacterium carries:
- a CDS encoding alcohol dehydrogenase catalytic domain-containing protein, whose product is MSANVLPKTQYAVQLIGPGELKINTAKPVVTPGPHQVLGQIESVCLCFSDLKLLKQFSQHPRKSEVIGGLAPEVLNEISSYVPGDKPTVPGHETVIRIVAVGDKVKHHKVGERCLVQTDYRPFATAGSNAAFGYNFEGALQEYVVMDERVIIDPATGERFLIPAPENLSASAIALVEPWACVENSYVTPERQSVKAGGKLAVVVDGDRKMSGIAESMSPKGFPAEIVTVCADHCDKMLAAQFKVPVKRLNSVADLPNETFDDIIYFGKDKKIIELLNDKLTTCGMINIVTGGGKIGALVSVGVGRVHYGMTRWIGTMSSSAAESYKAIPPTGEIRANDTICVTGAGGPMGQMHVIRDLCAGLPGVVMTAVDFDDVRLVNLMAKARPMAAANKATICTLNPKTEALKGPFTYQVVMAPIGVLVADAIKNSAPGSLINIFAGIPANVKHELDLDTYIQNRCYMFGTSGSTIRDMKIVLGKVVAGKLDTNSSVDAVCGMAGALEGLAAVENRTLAGKIVIYPALHDLGLVPLNTLTQKFPTVASKLNHGNWSSDAENELMKVGK
- a CDS encoding PHP domain-containing protein, translating into MSLALLNSDSLEARLQHLREMVLAQRAGAAVPRTEEVNNHIHTMYSFSPYSPSAAAWQAAQAGLQAAGIMDHDSIAGANEMLEACKIIGIGSTAGFELRVDCSMTGLSGRKINNPDSLSIAYMAIHGIPRPAIPEVARFLEPIQKARNLRNRAMVACLNEHLQELGVPQIDFERDVFARSLAAQGGAITERHILAALAEKLIGLYGRDGRVVGFLRDTLKVELPAKMVAVLSDSANPHYLYDLLGILKSSFLPSFFIQPGSHECIPVRKAVKFALHIGAIPAYAYLGDVTASPTGDKKAEKFEDDYLDLLFDELVALGFRAVTYMPPRNTLTQLQRVQGLCVRHGLMEISGVDINSSRQSFSCPEIMQPVFRHLIAATWALIAHEKLASLDARFSLFHPANPYATDPLAERLQVYAKVGASLDSAHPENALKMAVQLFPGKFEI